AGGAAGAGCAATATTCCGGGCCGCTCGGTGCGTGAACAGAGTGAAGGCAAGGCTTCCCGGCCGGCCGCTAGGGTCCTGCGGTCCCCTCGCTCAACGCGCCTCCCGCCGCGGCCCTTGATCGCGGTATTCGAGGCGAGAAAAGGCGCACCGCGAAGAGCCCGGCGAGCACGACGCCAAAGATCGTCGGCTGCAGAAGATCCGCCTTCACCCGCCACACGAAGTGAATCACGCCGCACACTGCCGCGAGGTATGACAATCGGTGCACACGTTTCCATCGCACGAACCCCAGGCGCCGCACCCAGCGGTCCGTGGACGTGATCGCGAGAGGCACCAGGAGGAGGAAGGCCAATAGGCCGATCGTGATGAACTTGCGCTTCACGATGTCCGCGGCGATGGCGGGCAAATCGAAGAATTGGTCGACGGCGACGTAGGTGGTCAAATGGAACGACGCGTAGAAGAACGCGAAGAGGCCGGCCATGCGCCGGAAGCGCACGGGTGAGGACCACCCGAAGAGCATCTTGAGTGGAGTAGCGGCCAGCGACAACAGGAGAAAAAACAGGGCCCAGAACCCGAGGCGATTCATGAGGTTGGCGATCGGGTTCGCGCCCAATCGACCGCCGAGGCCCTCAATCCCCATGAGGGCAAGGGGTAGACAGAAGCCCGCGAATACCGCCGAGCGCACGAGCCGGTTCATCGGCGGGCCAGGCTCGTCCTCAGTAGGACCTCCTCAAGTCCATCCCCTCGTAGAGACGCGCAACCTGGTCCGCGTAACCATTGAACGGCAGCGTCTTCCGCTTGAAGAATTCGCCGATACGGCGCTCCTTGGCCTGGCTCCAACGAGGATGATCTACCTCGGGATTGACGTTCGCGTAGAAGCCGTATTCGTTGGGGGCCATGCGGTTCCACGTCGTCGGAGGCTCTTTCTCGACGAACCGCACTTTCGTTATGGCCTTGATCCCCTTGAAGCCGTACTTCCACGGCACGACCAACCGCAGCGGGGCCCCATTCTGGTTAGGAAGGACGCGCCCGTACAACCCGACCGCCAAAAGCGTCAGCGGGTGCGTGGCCTCGTCGAGGCGCAGGCCCTCGACGTATGGCCAGTCCAGCACAGGCCGCCGCTGTCCCGGCATCATCGTGGGATCCAGCCGACTCGTGAAGGCGACGTACCTCGCACGCTGAGTCGGCTCGAGCTTGCGGATGATATCTCCGAGGGGGAGGCCTACCCAGGGGATGACCATGGACCAGGCTTCGACGCATCGCATGCGGTAGACTCGCTCCTCAAGAGGGAACCACTTCAGGAGCTCGTCGACCTCGACTGACTGGGGATTCTTGATCTCTCCCTCGAACGCGATCTTCCAAGGGCGGGTCGGGAACGCCGAGGCATTAGCCGCCGGATCGGTCTTGTCCGTGCCGAACTCGTAGTAGTTGTTGTAGTGCGTGATGTCTTCGAAGGAATTCTGACGCTCATCGGTGCTGAAGGGCCCCTTCTTAAGGTTGGGCAGCGGGGGCAGCGACGGTCCGCCGTCCGACCGCGCAGACCGCGCTAACGACAGCGACATCGCCGCTCCACCGACGACGCCCCCCGCTCCGAGGGCCAGGAACTCGCGACGCCGGAGGTACAACGGCAGAGGAGTGACTTTCATAGCTCCCACGCAAGGCAGGCTCTGAAGTGGGTCCTTTCGAGAATGGCAGGGGGTGAAGCCGCTCGACATCGCGCCCCCAACCTCCTACCATTATTTTCGACCCTATGTAGGTCGAAAGGAAGGTCCATCATGGTTCGTGTTGGCATTCTTGCGCAGCTGCAGGCCAAGCCTGGGAAAGAGGCCGAGGTGGCGAAGTTCCTCGCGGGCGCTCTTTCCCTTGCCAATGAAGAGCGCGGCACCACCGTGTGGTTCGCCATTCGCCTCGGGCCAGCCACCTTCGGCATCTTCGACGCGTTTCCGGACGAGGCCGGGCGCGAGGCCCACCTGAAGGGTCCGATCGCCGCGGCGCTCATGGCAAGAGCAGGCGAACTACTCGCCGCGCCGCCGAAGATCGAGAAGGTGGACGTCCTGGCCGCCAAAATCCCTGGCTGACGGGCTTTCGCCGCCGCGGGGAGTTCGCGGTCCATGGTCCCTGCGAAGCTGGGATTGCCTCGTGAACCCTTGTGAGGCCCCTGAAAACCGGACTTGAACCCAAGGCGATCCCAAGGCCTCGCGGCCTCGCCCCCCCTACAGCTGACGTTCATGGGAAGGACCTTAGCCTGTCGCGCAGCAAGTGCATGGCGGTGCGTATCCGCGTTTTGATTGTGCCCAAGGGCGCGCCGAGCTTCCGGGCGATCTCGGAGTGGCTCAGTCCTTCGTAATAGGCGAGCTCTAACGCTCTCCGCTGGTCCGGCGAGACCACGTCCAAGGCATTCCGCACCGCGATCTCTTCTTCGCTCCGGGGCCACTCGCCGATACCAAGAAGCGGATCCCCCAGTTCCTCGCGGCGCACCACGCGCCGTCTCAAGCGGTCGATGGCGCGGGTGCGGGCGATTGTGCACAGCCACGCCTGGGGCGATCCCCGCGAAGGATTGAAGCGCGCGGCCTGGCTCCAGACTTGGACGAACACGTCCTGGACCACGTCCTCGGCCTCGGAGCTGTCCCGGAGGATCCTCAGCGCCAGGCGCTTTACGACGCTCGCATAGCGGTCGTAGAGCTCGGCCAGGGCGTGACCGTCGCCGTCGGCCAACTGATGGAGAATCTCCTCGGCTCCGTCGGAGGTCAATGGCTGTCACCCGCAATCACCAGGGTCGCCATCCTGGTCGCGAAGAGCCGCTGGAACGTCTCCACTTGGGCCGGGTTCTCGCTGACCAGGGCCAGGGTCGAGTCATTCATGGTGAGCATGCCAACTCTGGTGCCGCGCGTCGTCGCGACAAAAGAGCCCTTGAGGCGGAGCCGGCGAGGAATCAAGAACACGGACAGCTGACCTTCCGCCGACGAGTAGTAGACGTGCGGCACAAGAGTGGCATCGGGAAACGGACAGTAGCGAGCACCGAGGAGTTGGAGTCCCCCAGCGCCCACCGGCAGTGGCGGCATCGCCGTGCCCTGTCTCTCAAACCATGCGCTCACGGTAGCGGGGTCGTTGCTCCACACCTGGGCCGGGAGCCTCTTCTGGCCGAAACAATGCGCGTGGTCGCGAGAGGCCTCCCAGGCCACCACGGTAGGGCTGCCTCGGCCGAGCAGCGCGAGGGCCGTGAGGCCCGCGGCCAAGGGCACGAGCCACAGCCCGCGTCGCCGCCGAGACGACCGAATGCGCTGCCGCACCTCGCCTTCTAAGGCTGGCCGCGGCTCTGGCGCCGGCAGGCCCTTGAGGCGCGCTCGTAACTCCCGCTCCGCTTCTGCCTGTTCACGGCACGCCGGACAGTCCGCGAGGTGCGCCTCCATGCGGGCGAGGTCAGCACCATAGAGGAACCGGTCGACGTAGGCGGTAACGCTCTCAGGGTCGCAAGTCACGCTTGTCTGCTTCCCAAGGCCTGCCGCAAGAGCGCTCGCCCGCGGTGGATCCGAGACATTACCGTGCCTATCGGCACCTCAAGGATCTGAGCAATCTCCTCATAAGAAAACTCGTCGATATCCCGCAGAAGGACCGCCACCCGAAAGGACTCGGGGAGCCGCGCCAGGGCCGGGGCGACGTCCTCACGCTCGCTGCCCAGGTCGTCCTGGGCCGGAGGAGCAGCGAGCGTGTCTTCGAGCAGTTCGACCGCCTCCGGCCTGCGGGCCAAACGGCGGACGGCATCGGTCCGCACTCGATGGAGGATCGTGTAGAGCCACGCGCGGATATTTGTGCCGGGCGTGTAGCGGTCGAATGACCGGTAGGCGCGCAGGTACGTCTCCTGCACGAGGTCCTCGGCGTCGTGAGCGTTACGCGTCATGCGGTAGGCGGTCCTGTAAAGAACCTTCAGGTGAGGGAGCGCCTCGGCCTCGAATCTCTCTTGACTCACTCGTGCGGGGCGGTCCCTGTAAGCTGAAACGCCGCCTACCGCCTCCTTATTCCCCGCCCCCCTTTGGGGACGCTGGATTTTGGCACAACTCTTTCTTGGGATTGGCGGCACGGGGACGCGCGTTAGCGGATACGGCGCCCAGCTGAAACGCGGTGGGTTGCCTTACGGGCAGGTGTCGCCAACTTGTTGATTCATCGGGAGCAGGTTGCTCCCACCCGCCTTCCAGTTGAGTGGGTACGAACGGGCCTTGTTTCATGAAATTCAGGGACGTGGAGCCCGTGGCAAGGCCGAGTTGCTGCCACCCCGAATGCGCCCGGGCGGAAAGACCTAAGAGTCATTGCAAGGGGCAAAGCCGGAAGGTCACCACAACCAGTCCAAGACTGCGCTCGTGGCGATAGCGGTCGTTGGCGAAGTCCAGCCGCCGTGCCGTCTTGTAGTTCGAGCCAGAGTGGCTGTAGCCGGCACGAATGGTTCGCTCCACCAGGAGGCGCGGACGAACTCCGAGTCGACCTGTCCTCGGTCCGGTCTGCCGCCCTTGAGAAGATCCAAGGAAGAGACCCCCGCGCGCTGGCGGCCGCAAGTCAACGCTCTGAACGATCCCCGAGCGCGACATTGTCTCGTCGCTCTCCTCACTGACACGACCGATGGCGCGGGTTGTCTATTCCCTACCGCATGGGGTGGCATTCGCCGCCCGGCCCTGCCATCAGGTTCGTGATCGCGGCGGCCCGGGAATATTCACTTCGGTTCCTCGGTCTGGATACGCAAGGGGCGCGGGTGACGAAACGGATCGTCACCAGACCAGCTCTGCAGCTGTCGCGCCATAAGGAGAGGGGATAGTCCTCGATGAGAAGGATGCTGGCCGTCCTTGGGTTCGCCGGTATCGCGGTCCTTGCCAACGAGTCCGCGGCGCAGTCGGTCAACCCCGTTCTACTTTGGAACGGAACGCTACTCATGATCGTCCGCACGCCGGGCGCACAGCCGGCAACGATTCACCCGACCCGCAGCCTTGCGATCATGCACGCCGCTATCTACGACGCGGTGAACGCCATCGACAAGGGACACCGCCCTTACGCGATTGAGCTGACGGGGGTTTCACGATTCGCTTCGCAGGATGCAGCCGTGGCTACGGCCGCGCATGAAGTCCTGGTCACCCTTTATCCGCAGCTCCAGGGGATGCTTGACCTCGAGCTTCAACAGTCGCTGGCAGCCATACCGGAAGACGAGCACAAGGCCGAGGGAATCAGCGTAGGCCAGACCGTTGCTGGCCGCATACTGAAGCTGCGGAGCCAGGACGGGTCCGGGGCTCGGCCGCGCCCGTACGTATTTGGCGACAAACCCGGCGATTACCAATCAACGCCTCCGAATTTTCCCCCGCAGCCTCAATTCACGCATTGGAGCGGCGTGACGCCGTTTGCGCTCGCGCGTGCCGATCAGTTTCGTCCCGGCCCTCCGCCCGCCCTCTCCAGCCACCAGTACAGCCGCGCGGTCAACGAGGTGCAGGTATTCGGGGTCGCCGCCAGCACCGCCGCTTCACCGGACCAGGCCCTGACGGGTCGCTTCTGGAATGGTGCCATCCAGAACTACTGGAACGAGATCGCACAGACCGCGAGCCTCGTACACGGACTCACGACTGCGCAGAACGCGCGCCTGTTTGCACAGCTAAACCTGACCTTCGCGGATGCCGTGATTGCCTTCTACGACGCGAAATACACCTACAACTTCTGGCGGCCGGTCACGGCGATCCGCGCTGGTTCGGACAACAACCCCGACACCATCGCCGATCCGAACTGGCTTCCGGAAGTCGTCAAGACGCCCCCGGATCCTTCTTACCCTGGCGCGCACGCGGTCATCAGCGCGGCCGGCGAAGTAGTACTGAATGAGTTCTTCGAGAAGGATCACTTCGACTTTGCCGTCACCTCTGAGGTTCTGCCGTCGGTCCAGCGCTCATTCGACAGCTTCGCCGCCGCCGCGAAAGAAGCCTCGTTCAGTCGTATCTTCGCGGGTGTTCATTTCCGCTTCGACCTCACCACCGGGCGACGGCTAGGCCGCGACGTCGCACACTTCGTCGTTCAGAACTTCCTGACGCCGCTGCGCCGCGACGACGACGGCGACGCTGACCGTTGAGCGTTGAGGGCAGGTCCGGCCCGATCGAAGAGGGTAAGCTCATCCGGCTCGCTCGAGGCTCCCTCTCAGAGTGGGTCGGTCGTTGCGGCGGTGGCGGCAGACCTCAACACATTCAAAAAGGCCTCCGAGCCTGGCGCACCATCGCCGTTGCCAGAGTCCGAGCGGGGGCGGCGATGGGCGCCATCACGGTGGTCGCGGGATGCGCCCTCGCCTCAACCCCCGGCCCTCGAGCCCACCCGATTGCTGACGTGGCCCAGGTGGACAGGGATTGCCGTTGCCTCGATCGGCGCGGCGGTGAACTCTGGCCGTCTGGAGGGGACGCTCGGCGGGGTCGTTGACCTCCCACATCCGTAAAGGGATGCGCAGTTCGCGGTCGCGGCAAGGCGAGCCGAACAACAAACAAGAAGGGAGACACGGATGCGTGGTTTTGTGATGGTTGGTGCGGTGGTCGCAGTCGGCCTGGGCATGTGGGGCTGCGGCGGGGGCTATTCCAGCGGAAGCAGCGGGAACCCGAACAGTCCGACGCCGTCGACCGCGGCCGGCGTCGTGACGGTCAACGTGGTCGCGGTCAACGGCGCACAGTCATTCTCACCGAATCCGGCGACGTTGCCGGCAGGTCAGATGATCGTGTGGCACAACGTCGACAACGTGACTCACCGCGTCTTGCTGAACGATGGCTCGGTGGACACGGGTGATCTCCTCCCCGGAGCCTCGAGTCGACCCATGCCAGTCGAAGGCGGTGGTGGCCCCTATCACTGCGCAATCCATCCCGTCATGGTCGGAAGCATCAATCAAAGCGCGGGTTTACAGCAGCCCTGCACGGGAGCGTATTGCCAGTGAACGTCGAGTTCGCGGCAGCCATTCGCCATATTCTCGGCCGCTCCTGAGGCTCATGACGACGCTCCTATCCATTGAACGGTTTCTACCGCCTTACCGCTACACCCAGGACGTCGTCACGCACTGGGTGCGCTCGTGGCTCGAGGAGAAGGACGACGCCAACGCCACCCGCCTGCTCTCGGTATACGCCTCGGCGGGGGTCAAGACCCGCGCCAGTGTCGTCCCCATCGAGGAGGTCTTCCGCCCCGGGGACTTCGAGACGCAGAACGACCGCTACAACGCAATCATCCGCGACACCGGGATCGAGCTCGCGCGGCGGGCCCTAGGCTCGGCGGGCCTCGGGCCGCGCGAGATCACTCTGGTCGTCACAGTCTCGTGCACCGGCTTCATGATCCCTGCCGTCGACGCCTACGTGGCCGACGCCCTGAGCATGGGGCCGCGCCTGGTGCGGTTGCCGATCACCGAGAGCGGTTGCGCTGGCGGCGTCGTCGCTTTGGCCCGCGCTGCCGACTACCTCACCGCGCATCCACGCGAAGCGGCGTTGGTCCTCGCCCTGGAGTTCTCGAGCCTCACCTTCCAGCGCTGGGACCGCTCGGCCACCAACGTCGTCTCGACGGCCATCTTCGGCGACGGGGGTGCGGCGGTGGTTCTGGTGGGTCCCGAGCACCCCCGGGCCCGCGGCGGAGCCCTGGCTCGTCTTACCGAGGCCGACAGCGTCTTCTTCCCGAAGACGACCCACTTGATGGGCTTCCACCTGCGCAACCAGGGATTCCAGATCATCCTCGACCGCGGCCTGGCGCCCTTCGTCCGCCGTGAGATCGTGCGGTCCGTCGAGGGGTTCCTCGCCCCACGGGGCCTGGGCCGTCGTGACATCGCGCGCTGGATCCTGCACCCGGGGGGGAGGCGCATCATCGAGGTCATGACCGAGCAGCTCGGCCTCGGCCCCGAGGACCTCTCGCCCACCGAGGCAGTCCTCTCGGAGCACGGGAATATGAGTTCGGTCACGGTGTTCTTCGTCCTCGAGGAGATCATGCGGCGGCACCGGCCCCGGGCGGGTGCCCGTGGCCTCCTGGGGGCCTTCGGTCCAGGATTTGGCGCGGAGCTCGCGCTGCTGGAGTTCTGCTGAACCGATGACCCCGCCGCGCGAGCTCGCGCGGGATCGCGACCTACAGCTGTGAATCGCCCACGTACAAGTCACTAACCGCTATCGCGCTGGGTACGTGAAGCCTGGGTAGTCGATCGTGGATCGGGCGGTCGGCCGTCACTCGTCACCCTCGTGGCGGCCGCCAGTGCTGAATGACGAAGTCGGCGAGGAGGTCCGCGTCCCGGCGGCGGGACGAGGTGTGCCGCGCGACCAGCGCGAGCGTGCGAGACGGCGCAGGCCGTGCGAACGGGCGCGCCACGAGCCGGGTGCCCTTGAGTATGCCCGCCTCCAGCGTGATCGCGGGGAGCAGCGTCACGCCCCATCCGCCTTCGATCATCTGGATCAGCGTGGTCAGACTTGTGGCCTCGACGCGGGGCTCCCACGTGCGGCGCGGCCCGCACGCGGCGATCGCGTGGTCGCGCAGGCAGTGCCCTTCCTCCAGCAGCAGCATGTCGCCGGTGTCGATCTCCCGCATCGCGACCTCCTTGTCGCGGGCGGCGGGCGAATCCTTGCGCGCCACGAACCAGAACTCGTCCTTGAAGACCTCGCGCACGTAGAGGTCGCCGGTGTCGAAAGGCAGCGCGATCAGCGCTACGTCGAGGCTGCCCGCGCGCAGCCGCTCGAGCAGGCGCTCCGTGAGATCTTCCCGAAGGTGCAGCTTCAGCTCCTTGTGCGCGCGCCGCAGGGCCGGAAGCACGCTCGGCAGCAGGAAGGGCGCGATGGTTGGAATCGCGCCGAGGCGAAGGAGGCCGGACAGGGGCCGCGCCGCGGAGCGGGCCGTCTCCGCCAGGTCGGTCGCGGCGGCCAGCAGGTCGCGCGCGCGCGCGGCGATTTCCCCACCCACCGCGGTCAACTGCACGTGGCGCTGGTCGCGCTCGACGAGCTGCACGCCCAGCAGCGTCTCGAGCTCCTTAAGTCCCGCCGACAGCGTGGACTGCGTGACGAACTGCGCTTCGGCAGCGACGCGGAAGTTCAGGCGGTGGGACAGCTCGACGAGGTAGGCGAGCTGGCGCAGGGTGGGCAACGCGGGCATCACGCGCTCCGCGCCCAGGAGAAAGCCCGAAGACGGAAGGCAGAAGGCATGGCCCGCTCCGCGGAACCCCTTTCAGTGGTCACATGGCACCCCTCGGGCGCGATCGACCAGCTCGATCATTGTAATCACAATTAGTCGTTGGATCGATCACGAGGCCTGCGTCACACTGGTGAGGTGGGAGACCAGTTAATCGGTCCCGATCTGTCCGCGGCGTAAGGCAAGTAGTCCCCTCAGAAAGTGGAAGGAGCTCACCATGACTAACGAGAAGAACGAAGCAAAGTGCCCGTTCAATCATGCCGCCGGCGGCGGCCCATCGAACCGTGACTGGTGGCCGAAGCAACTCCGGCTGAATATCCTGAGCCAACATTCCTCCCTCTCCAATCCAATGGGCGAGAGCTTCAACTACGTGACAGAGTTCAAGAGCCTCGATCTGAAGGCGGTGAAGAAGGACCTGCGCGCACTGATGACCGACTCGCAGGAATGGTGGCCGGCGGACTTCGGGCACTATGGGCCGTTGTTCATCCGCATGGCATGGCACAGCGCCGGCACGTATCGCACCGGTGACGGTCGCGGCGGCGCCGGAGCCGGTCAGCAGCGCTTCGCGCCCATCAACAGCTGGCCGGACAACGTCAGCCTCGACAAGGCGCGCCGGCTGCTCTGGCCGATCAAGCAGAAGTATGGCCGGAAGATCTCATGGGGCGACCTCATGATCCTTGCCGGCAACGTCGCCCTGGAATCGATGGGATTCAAGACGTTCGGCTTTGGCGGCGGGCGCGTGGACGCCTGGGAGCCGCAGGAGGACGTTTACTGGGGCTCAGAGAACAAGTGGCTGGACGACAAGCGCTACTCCGGAGACCGGGTTCTCGAGAATCCGCTGGCTGCGGTCCAGATGGGCCTGATCTATGTCAACCCGGAAGGCCCGAACGGGAAACCGGATCCGATCGCGGCGGCCAAGGACATCCGCGAGACTTTTGCTCGCATGGCGATGAACGACGAAGAGACGGTGGCGCTCATAGCTGGAGGTCACAGCTTCGGCAAGACCCACGGCGCCGGCCCTGCTTCTCATATGGGTCCCGAGCCGGAAGCGGCCCGCATCGAGGAGCAGGGCCTCGGCTGGAAGAGCAGCTATGGCACAGGCAAAGGCGGTGATGCGATCACCAGCGGCCTGGAAGTCACCTGGACCTCGACGCCGACGAAGTGGAGCAACGACTACTTCCGGAACCTGTTCGGCTATGAATGGGAGCTGACGAAGAGCCCGGCGGGTGCGCATCAGTGGAAGCCGAAAGGTGACGCGGGCGCCGGAACCGTGCCCCATGCCCACGACCCGTCGAAGCGTATCGGGCCTTCCA
This DNA window, taken from Vicinamibacteria bacterium, encodes the following:
- a CDS encoding protein-methionine-sulfoxide reductase heme-binding subunit MsrQ, yielding MNRLVRSAVFAGFCLPLALMGIEGLGGRLGANPIANLMNRLGFWALFFLLLSLAATPLKMLFGWSSPVRFRRMAGLFAFFYASFHLTTYVAVDQFFDLPAIAADIVKRKFITIGLLAFLLLVPLAITSTDRWVRRLGFVRWKRVHRLSYLAAVCGVIHFVWRVKADLLQPTIFGVVLAGLFAVRLFSPRIPRSRAAAGGALSEGTAGP
- the msrP gene encoding protein-methionine-sulfoxide reductase catalytic subunit MsrP, which codes for MKVTPLPLYLRRREFLALGAGGVVGGAAMSLSLARSARSDGGPSLPPLPNLKKGPFSTDERQNSFEDITHYNNYYEFGTDKTDPAANASAFPTRPWKIAFEGEIKNPQSVEVDELLKWFPLEERVYRMRCVEAWSMVIPWVGLPLGDIIRKLEPTQRARYVAFTSRLDPTMMPGQRRPVLDWPYVEGLRLDEATHPLTLLAVGLYGRVLPNQNGAPLRLVVPWKYGFKGIKAITKVRFVEKEPPTTWNRMAPNEYGFYANVNPEVDHPRWSQAKERRIGEFFKRKTLPFNGYADQVARLYEGMDLRRSY
- a CDS encoding antibiotic biosynthesis monooxygenase, giving the protein MVRVGILAQLQAKPGKEAEVAKFLAGALSLANEERGTTVWFAIRLGPATFGIFDAFPDEAGREAHLKGPIAAALMARAGELLAAPPKIEKVDVLAAKIPG
- a CDS encoding sigma-70 family RNA polymerase sigma factor, which codes for MTSDGAEEILHQLADGDGHALAELYDRYASVVKRLALRILRDSSEAEDVVQDVFVQVWSQAARFNPSRGSPQAWLCTIARTRAIDRLRRRVVRREELGDPLLGIGEWPRSEEEIAVRNALDVVSPDQRRALELAYYEGLSHSEIARKLGAPLGTIKTRIRTAMHLLRDRLRSFP
- a CDS encoding zf-HC2 domain-containing protein, with amino-acid sequence MTCDPESVTAYVDRFLYGADLARMEAHLADCPACREQAEAERELRARLKGLPAPEPRPALEGEVRQRIRSSRRRRGLWLVPLAAGLTALALLGRGSPTVVAWEASRDHAHCFGQKRLPAQVWSNDPATVSAWFERQGTAMPPLPVGAGGLQLLGARYCPFPDATLVPHVYYSSAEGQLSVFLIPRRLRLKGSFVATTRGTRVGMLTMNDSTLALVSENPAQVETFQRLFATRMATLVIAGDSH
- a CDS encoding sigma-70 family RNA polymerase sigma factor, with amino-acid sequence MSQERFEAEALPHLKVLYRTAYRMTRNAHDAEDLVQETYLRAYRSFDRYTPGTNIRAWLYTILHRVRTDAVRRLARRPEAVELLEDTLAAPPAQDDLGSEREDVAPALARLPESFRVAVLLRDIDEFSYEEIAQILEVPIGTVMSRIHRGRALLRQALGSRQA
- a CDS encoding phosphatase PAP2 family protein, which produces MRRMLAVLGFAGIAVLANESAAQSVNPVLLWNGTLLMIVRTPGAQPATIHPTRSLAIMHAAIYDAVNAIDKGHRPYAIELTGVSRFASQDAAVATAAHEVLVTLYPQLQGMLDLELQQSLAAIPEDEHKAEGISVGQTVAGRILKLRSQDGSGARPRPYVFGDKPGDYQSTPPNFPPQPQFTHWSGVTPFALARADQFRPGPPPALSSHQYSRAVNEVQVFGVAASTAASPDQALTGRFWNGAIQNYWNEIAQTASLVHGLTTAQNARLFAQLNLTFADAVIAFYDAKYTYNFWRPVTAIRAGSDNNPDTIADPNWLPEVVKTPPDPSYPGAHAVISAAGEVVLNEFFEKDHFDFAVTSEVLPSVQRSFDSFAAAAKEASFSRIFAGVHFRFDLTTGRRLGRDVAHFVVQNFLTPLRRDDDGDADR
- a CDS encoding 3-oxoacyl-[acyl-carrier-protein] synthase III C-terminal domain-containing protein; the protein is MTTLLSIERFLPPYRYTQDVVTHWVRSWLEEKDDANATRLLSVYASAGVKTRASVVPIEEVFRPGDFETQNDRYNAIIRDTGIELARRALGSAGLGPREITLVVTVSCTGFMIPAVDAYVADALSMGPRLVRLPITESGCAGGVVALARAADYLTAHPREAALVLALEFSSLTFQRWDRSATNVVSTAIFGDGGAAVVLVGPEHPRARGGALARLTEADSVFFPKTTHLMGFHLRNQGFQIILDRGLAPFVRREIVRSVEGFLAPRGLGRRDIARWILHPGGRRIIEVMTEQLGLGPEDLSPTEAVLSEHGNMSSVTVFFVLEEIMRRHRPRAGARGLLGAFGPGFGAELALLEFC
- a CDS encoding hydrogen peroxide-inducible genes activator; protein product: MPALPTLRQLAYLVELSHRLNFRVAAEAQFVTQSTLSAGLKELETLLGVQLVERDQRHVQLTAVGGEIAARARDLLAAATDLAETARSAARPLSGLLRLGAIPTIAPFLLPSVLPALRRAHKELKLHLREDLTERLLERLRAGSLDVALIALPFDTGDLYVREVFKDEFWFVARKDSPAARDKEVAMREIDTGDMLLLEEGHCLRDHAIAACGPRRTWEPRVEATSLTTLIQMIEGGWGVTLLPAITLEAGILKGTRLVARPFARPAPSRTLALVARHTSSRRRDADLLADFVIQHWRPPRG
- the katG gene encoding catalase/peroxidase HPI, whose translation is MTNEKNEAKCPFNHAAGGGPSNRDWWPKQLRLNILSQHSSLSNPMGESFNYVTEFKSLDLKAVKKDLRALMTDSQEWWPADFGHYGPLFIRMAWHSAGTYRTGDGRGGAGAGQQRFAPINSWPDNVSLDKARRLLWPIKQKYGRKISWGDLMILAGNVALESMGFKTFGFGGGRVDAWEPQEDVYWGSENKWLDDKRYSGDRVLENPLAAVQMGLIYVNPEGPNGKPDPIAAAKDIRETFARMAMNDEETVALIAGGHSFGKTHGAGPASHMGPEPEAARIEEQGLGWKSSYGTGKGGDAITSGLEVTWTSTPTKWSNDYFRNLFGYEWELTKSPAGAHQWKPKGDAGAGTVPHAHDPSKRIGPSMLTTDLSLRFDPAYEKISRRFYENPDQLADAFARAWFKLTHRDMGPRARYLGPEVPAEELIWQDPIPAVNHKLIDEKDIASLKNKILSSGFSVSQLVSTAWASASTFRGSDKRGGANGARIRLAPQKDWPVNRPAELAKVLKMLEGIQSEFNKAASGGKKVSLADLIVLAGCVGVEQAVKKAGHDVKVLFTPGRMDASQELTDADSFAVLEPIADGFRNFLRSKYTVPAEALLVDRAQLLTLTAPEMTVLVGGMRVLNANFGESQHGVFTKRPEALTNDFFVNLLDMDTEWKAVSDAQDVFEGRDRKTGELKWTGTRVDLIFGSNSQLRALAEVYGSSDAQAKFVQDFLAAWNKVMNLDRFDVA